The proteins below come from a single Parazoarcus communis genomic window:
- the dapD gene encoding 2,3,4,5-tetrahydropyridine-2,6-dicarboxylate N-succinyltransferase: MQELQTIIDTAFENRASLSPSSAPAEIRNAVESVIAGLDAGTLRVAEKKDGQWVVNQWIKKAVLISFRLRDNEVMPAGSLNFFDKVPTKFGDYTPEQFREGGFRVVPPAVARKGSFIGKNVVLMPSYVNIGAYVDEGTMVDTWATVGSCAQIGKNVHLSGGVGIGGVLEPIQAGPVIIEDNVFVGARSEVVEGVIIEENAVLSMGVYIGQSTKIYDRETGEVHYGRVPAGAVVVPGSLPSACGKYSLYCAVIVKKVDAQTRAKTAINDLLRA, encoded by the coding sequence ATGCAAGAACTGCAAACCATCATCGACACCGCCTTCGAAAACCGCGCCAGCCTGTCGCCCTCCTCCGCTCCGGCCGAGATCCGCAATGCCGTGGAAAGCGTGATTGCAGGCCTCGACGCCGGCACACTGCGCGTTGCCGAAAAGAAGGATGGCCAGTGGGTGGTTAACCAGTGGATCAAGAAGGCCGTTCTGATCTCCTTCCGTCTGCGTGACAACGAAGTCATGCCGGCCGGCAGCCTCAACTTCTTCGACAAGGTGCCCACCAAGTTCGGCGATTACACCCCCGAACAGTTCCGCGAAGGCGGCTTCCGCGTGGTGCCGCCTGCCGTCGCACGCAAGGGCAGCTTCATCGGCAAGAACGTGGTGCTGATGCCCTCTTACGTGAACATCGGCGCCTATGTCGATGAAGGCACCATGGTGGACACTTGGGCAACCGTCGGTTCCTGCGCCCAGATCGGCAAGAACGTGCACCTGTCGGGTGGCGTCGGGATCGGTGGCGTGCTCGAACCCATCCAGGCCGGACCGGTGATCATCGAGGACAATGTCTTCGTCGGCGCGCGCTCGGAAGTCGTCGAAGGCGTGATCATCGAAGAGAACGCCGTGCTGTCGATGGGTGTGTACATTGGCCAGAGCACCAAGATCTACGATCGCGAAACCGGCGAAGTGCATTACGGCCGTGTCCCGGCCGGCGCTGTTGTCGTGCCCGGCAGCCTGCCTTCGGCCTGCGGCAAGTACAGCCTGTACTGCGCGGTCA
- the dapC gene encoding succinyldiaminopimelate transaminase, with protein sequence MNPNLTRLHSYPFEKLRKLFEGITPPAGLKPIRLSIGEPQHATPNFIRQALADNLDGLATYPTTQGSDALRGAIAGWLQRRYGLPAIDAASQVLPVNGSREALFAFGQCVIDGKRPGAKVLCPNPFYQIYEGAAFLAGAEPVFLNNVPGNGFASDFDSIPEETWRDVQLVFVCSPGNPTGRVLSQEEWQRLFELSDQHDFVIAADECYSEIYFDDDARPIGALEAAHRLGRTDFRNVVMFSSLSKRSNVPGLRSGFVAGDARILKDFLRYRTYHGCAMSNTVQATSIAAWNDEAHVAENRRLYREKFALITPMLSACLEVELPDAGFYLWARTPLPDTEFARRLQAEYNVTVLPGSYLARESGGINPGAGFVRIALVADTAECVEAAERIVAFCQKL encoded by the coding sequence GTGAATCCGAACCTGACCCGTCTGCACTCCTACCCGTTTGAAAAACTGCGCAAGCTGTTCGAGGGTATTACGCCACCTGCCGGCCTCAAGCCCATCAGGCTCTCGATCGGCGAACCCCAGCACGCTACGCCGAACTTCATTCGTCAGGCATTGGCCGACAACCTCGACGGACTCGCGACCTACCCCACCACCCAGGGCTCGGATGCGTTGCGCGGTGCCATTGCCGGCTGGCTGCAGCGACGTTACGGCCTGCCCGCGATCGACGCGGCAAGCCAGGTACTGCCGGTTAACGGATCGCGCGAGGCGCTGTTCGCCTTCGGCCAGTGCGTAATAGACGGCAAGCGACCGGGCGCCAAAGTGCTGTGTCCGAACCCCTTCTATCAGATCTACGAGGGCGCGGCCTTCCTGGCCGGCGCTGAGCCGGTGTTTTTGAACAATGTGCCAGGCAATGGATTCGCGTCCGATTTCGACAGCATTCCGGAGGAAACCTGGCGCGACGTGCAGCTCGTATTCGTGTGTTCGCCGGGCAATCCGACCGGGCGCGTTCTCAGCCAGGAAGAATGGCAGCGCCTGTTCGAACTCTCCGACCAGCACGATTTCGTGATTGCGGCGGACGAATGTTATTCGGAAATCTATTTCGACGACGACGCACGCCCCATCGGCGCACTCGAGGCGGCCCACCGTCTGGGGCGCACCGACTTCCGCAACGTGGTGATGTTCTCCAGCCTGTCCAAGCGTTCCAACGTCCCAGGTCTGCGCTCGGGATTCGTCGCCGGCGACGCACGCATTCTCAAGGACTTTCTGCGCTACCGCACATACCACGGCTGCGCGATGAGCAATACTGTGCAGGCAACCTCGATTGCAGCCTGGAATGACGAAGCCCATGTCGCAGAAAACCGCCGCCTGTACCGCGAAAAGTTCGCCCTGATCACGCCCATGCTGTCAGCCTGCCTCGAAGTCGAATTGCCGGACGCCGGATTTTACCTGTGGGCGCGTACCCCGCTGCCCGACACCGAGTTCGCTCGTCGCCTGCAGGCTGAATATAATGTGACGGTGCTGCCCGGCAGCTACCTCGCCCGCGAGTCCGGCGGAATCAACCCCGGCGCCGGCTTCGTGCGCATTGCGCTCGTGGCCGACACCGCCGAATGTGTGGAAGCGGCGGAACGTATCGTCGCCTTCTGTCAAAAACTGTAA